A window of the Sporosarcina sp. FSL K6-2383 genome harbors these coding sequences:
- the hpt gene encoding hypoxanthine phosphoribosyltransferase, which yields MLEKDIEEVLITEQQIEEKIHELGATLTEEYQDKFPLAIGVLKGALPFMSDLIKRVDAYIELDFMDVSSYGNATVSSGEVKIVKDLNTSVEGRDVLIIEDIIDSGKTLSYLVELMKYRKANSIKIVTLLDKPTGRKVDLKADYVGFIVPDAFVVGYGLDYAEKYRNLPYIGVLKKEIYSF from the coding sequence ATGTTGGAGAAAGATATCGAAGAAGTCTTAATAACAGAACAACAGATTGAAGAGAAAATCCATGAGCTTGGCGCTACATTAACTGAGGAATACCAAGATAAGTTTCCACTTGCGATTGGTGTGCTCAAAGGAGCCCTACCTTTCATGAGCGATCTTATCAAGCGCGTAGATGCATACATTGAACTCGATTTCATGGATGTATCGAGCTATGGCAATGCAACGGTTTCATCAGGCGAAGTGAAAATCGTCAAAGATTTGAATACAAGTGTCGAAGGGCGCGACGTGCTAATCATTGAGGATATTATTGACAGTGGGAAAACGTTAAGTTATCTCGTTGAGCTGATGAAATATAGAAAAGCAAACTCCATTAAAATTGTTACGCTACTGGATAAGCCTACCGGGCGGAAGGTAGATTTGAAGGCGGACTATGTTGGTTTTATTGTGCCAGACGCATTCGTCGTTGGTTACGGATTGGATTACGCAGAAAAATACAGAAACTTACCTTATATCGGCGTGTTGAAAAAAGAAATCTATTCTTTTTAA
- the tilS gene encoding tRNA lysidine(34) synthetase TilS — MDTFKQSIFRFIKEWSLIVPGNRVLVACSGGVDSVALLHFMATYRDRMGIEVAAIHVDHMLRGEESAADGLFVEELCKGLGISFFGGHVPVPELLEQEGGNVQAVCRDGRYALFAEVMQQQGYTVLVTAHHAEDQLETVLMQVAKGGQPSGMPVKRDVDGGIVIRPLLSVMKAELYLYVEEHALQYREDPSNESDAYMRNRYRHHIVPFMLRENAAAAKNAVKMTGLLQQDEELLEMLAVEQFERIVEFTVEGLPVVESDAFSDMHLALQRRVITLLLKYLYDGESVPVEYNSALISQLLHHITSQDGTVSIDLPRGYRFIRAYSKLMFVREVLLEEIAMERVFPQGSWTRWGHEVELYWNTVDDSHAELFIGAADIMYFDLPDAAFPLRIRQREAGDRIVLPGMSHSKRLSRLFIDDKVGLAERDRLPIIVTAQGEVCAIPGLRYGVAFSRNKTKQSHYIVLTRKC; from the coding sequence ATGGATACATTTAAACAATCGATTTTCCGATTTATTAAGGAATGGTCATTGATTGTGCCAGGAAATCGTGTTCTTGTTGCGTGTTCAGGTGGTGTCGATTCGGTTGCGCTGTTACATTTCATGGCCACGTACCGGGATAGAATGGGCATTGAAGTGGCTGCGATTCACGTCGATCATATGCTGCGGGGAGAGGAATCGGCAGCAGATGGACTTTTTGTTGAAGAATTATGTAAAGGGCTTGGAATTTCGTTTTTTGGTGGTCATGTCCCTGTTCCTGAATTATTGGAACAGGAAGGTGGCAATGTACAAGCGGTGTGTCGCGACGGAAGATATGCTTTATTTGCGGAGGTCATGCAACAGCAAGGTTACACTGTCCTAGTAACTGCGCATCATGCGGAAGACCAGTTAGAGACAGTCTTGATGCAAGTAGCGAAAGGGGGGCAACCGTCTGGTATGCCTGTGAAACGAGACGTCGATGGCGGCATTGTCATTCGTCCCCTTCTTTCTGTTATGAAAGCAGAGCTTTACTTATATGTTGAAGAGCATGCTTTGCAATACCGTGAAGACCCGAGTAATGAAAGTGATGCCTATATGCGCAACCGCTATCGCCATCATATCGTCCCGTTTATGCTACGTGAAAACGCCGCAGCTGCTAAAAATGCAGTGAAAATGACCGGCTTGCTTCAGCAAGATGAAGAACTACTCGAAATGTTAGCAGTGGAACAGTTTGAAAGAATCGTTGAATTCACAGTAGAAGGACTCCCCGTCGTTGAAAGTGATGCTTTTTCCGATATGCACCTTGCTTTACAAAGAAGGGTGATTACACTACTATTAAAGTATCTTTATGATGGGGAAAGTGTACCCGTTGAATACAATTCCGCGCTTATTAGCCAGCTATTACACCACATCACATCGCAGGATGGAACTGTATCCATCGACCTTCCACGTGGTTACCGATTTATACGGGCATATAGTAAGCTGATGTTTGTTCGAGAAGTATTGCTCGAGGAAATAGCGATGGAGCGAGTATTTCCACAAGGTAGCTGGACTCGTTGGGGGCATGAAGTAGAGCTTTACTGGAATACGGTGGATGATAGTCATGCAGAATTATTCATAGGCGCAGCCGACATAATGTATTTTGATCTGCCCGATGCGGCTTTTCCTTTACGTATTAGACAAAGAGAAGCTGGAGATCGTATTGTGTTACCAGGTATGAGCCATTCGAAGCGTTTATCTCGGCTATTTATCGATGACAAAGTGGGATTAGCTGAACGTGATCGCTTACCAATCATTGTCACAGCGCAAGGAGAAGTTTGTGCGATTCCGGGGTTGCGTTATGGTGTGGCCTTTTCGCGCAACAAGACAAAGCAGAGTCATTACATAGTTCTTACGAGAAAGTGCTAA